AGGCGCCGCAGGAATCGCGCCCGCTGTTCAAGCGCCCGGCGGTGGTGATTCCGCTGTTCCTGCTCGCGGTCGCGGCGCTGGTGCTCCCGTTCGCGTGGCCCTCGCCGTCGGCCGACGAGCTGTTCACCGCAGCGCGCCCGTTGATCGAATCCGAGAACCCGGACGACTGGGACGCGGCGGAGAAGTACCTGGACCCGCTTGCGCGAAAGTACCCCGACCGGTATAAGGACGAAGTAACCGACGCGCGGCGAAAGCTGAAAGACCGCCGAGACTTGTGCCACGCAATCAGTGACGGTACGCGAGTCGATCCGCGCACGGACGCCGCACGCGGATACCTCCGTGGGCTGCGGTACGCTCAGGCCGGCGAGGTCGCCCAAGCACGTGCCGCGTGGGACGGGGTCGTAACGGCGTTCGGTTCGGTGAAGAGCGAAGAACGGTGGGTGGCTCTTTCTCGAGCCGGCGTGACGTTCTTGACCCAACCGAACAACCGACCCGCGCGCCAGCCGCTCGACCGCGACCCCGTGCGCGCGGCCCTCGATCGCGCGAAGGAACTCGACGCGCAGGGGCGCGACGCCGACGCCCGTGCGATCCGGGACGCGCTGATCGCGCTCGCCGAGGGCGACCCGGTCGTGCGCCAGATGGTCGACGACTCGCGAAAGAAGTGAAATGGGCGGGGAGGAGCGGAGCCGGGCACGATCTCTGCTTCTCGTATTCGCGAACCCGTGTTGATTCCGATTCCTACTCACGTCTCAACTCATGGCCACACCCGCCACGACCGCGCGCGAGTACCGCGTACTCATTGCGAAAAGCAAACTGCTCCCGCCAGAGGAAATCGAAGCCCAGTACCGCCAGTGGCAGCAGGATCGCCCGGGATCGGACGAGCGCGTGGACTCGTTCCGCCGGTTCCTCGTCGCACGGAAGTGCCTCACGGACTACCAGGCCGCACTCCTCCAGCGCGGGCGCACCGACGGGTTCTTTCTGGACGGCTACAAGATCCTCGACCGCATCGGTAAGGGGCAGATGGGTGGTGTGTACAAGGCCGTTCACAACTTCGGCCAGCTCGTCGCGCTCAAGATCCTGCCCGCATCGAAGGCCAAGAACCCGCACACGCTGGGCCGGTTCCAGCGCGAGGCGCGGCTGCTGACGCAACTCGATCACCCCAACGTGGTGCGGGGGTACCAGGTCGGGGACAGTTCGGGCATCCACTACATCGCAATGGAGTTCCTGGAGGGCGAAACCCTCGGCGAAATGCTGGATCGGCGCAAGCAATTGCCGTGGGCCGAGGCCACGCGACTGGTGCGCCAAGTACTCGACGGGCTCCAGCACCTGCACGATCGGCGCATGGTCCACCGCGACCTGAAGCCCGCCAACATCATGCTCACTCCGGAGCCGGCGAAGGGGAAGCTCGACACTACCTGGGACGCGACCGCGAAGATTCTGGACGTCGGACTCGGGCGCGAACTCTTCGACGACGAGATGCCGGAAGCCCAGATCGAAACGCAACTCACGCAAGAAGGGTCGGTCCTGGGCACGCCGGACTACCTCGCCCCGGAACAGGCGAAAGACGCGCGCGCGGCCGACATCCGGGCGGACATCTACAGCGTCGGGTGCGTGCTGTACCACTGCGTCGCGGGGCGCACGCCGTTCCCCGAAACGAACATCATGGCCCAGATTCTCCGGCACGCGACCGAACACCCGGCGCCGATCAGTTCACTCGTAGCCGGCCTCCCGTTCGGGTTCCAACAGATGCTCGATCGATTCATGGCGAAATCGCCAAACGATCGATTCCAAACGCCCGCAGAAGCGGCCGAAGCGCTGAAGCCGTTCGACACCACCGGCACCCCCGCCACGCCCTCGAAGGTCATGCCGGCTTACAAAGACTGGCTGGCGAGCGAAGCGCACCTACCTCAACCCAAAGAATTGCTCCAGGACACGGTCGTGCGGCCTCACCCGAGCCTCCCCGCGCCTGCGAAAGCGCCCGCCCCGATACCCGTACCGAGCGCCGCGTCGAAGGCTGCCGCGCCCAAACCAGCAGCTTCACACAAAAGCGGCGCGACAGCACAACCGACCAAGCCCGGCGGCTCGCGCGCGGTACCAATGCCCGTACCGGTGGCAGCGCCGGCACCGCAGCCCCTTCCACTGCCCATCCCTATTCCGGCAGTCGAAGAGGTTGAGGTCGAACTGGTCACGGAACCGTTTGCGATCCCTCAAGCCCTGCCCGCACCGGTTTCCGCACCGCGCCCGCTCTGGCAGCCGGACCGACGCGACTGGATCATGCTGGCGGTGGGAGCAACAGGCGTGCTGTCCGCGGTCGGCATCGGCTACGGGTTGGCACGCGCGCTGCGCCGTAAACCGGAATCAGCCGAAGAGGAGAAGTGAGCGCAAGCGGGTGTTCGCCAAGAATTGGGGCGGCGAACGCCCTTACCGGTTGGTGGAACTTACTTCGCGATGCCCGGCAGAGGCAGGTCCATCTCGTCTTCCATCTTGATCCAGAGTTCATCGGGCACGAACCCGGTAGCGGCTTCGCCGAGCAGCACGGCCCAGCCGGTTTTCTGGTCCGCGGTCAGTACGCCCTCCATCTGTTTCAGCATGTCCTTGCGAAACTCGAGCAGGTCCGATTTCCGCTTCATGTCGTCCTCGTTGCCGAGGTTGTCGAAGTAGCGGGTGAGTTCGCTCTTTTGCCGCTCCACGAGTTCCGCGATTTTCTTTTTCTGAGCGTCCGTGAGCTGAAGCACGCTCTGCACGCGCGGGTCGTTGAACGCCCCGATGCCCTGGACGCGCCGATCGAGTTGAGCGAGTCGCTTCCGCTGCGCGCTGGTCAGGCTCTTCGTCGCTACTTCTGTGAGCAACCGGTCGACCCCTTGCTTGCGTTCCTTGTCCAATTTGTCGTAAGCGTCCTCGGCCGGGTTCGGCGCACGCGACAACTGCTCGAACTTCTTTTCGTACTCCTCGTCGAGATCCGCCAGACCGTCGAGAACGACAATGCGCTGCTCGGCCGTCATTTTCAGTTCTTTTTGTACCTTGCGGTTCTGGAGGAGCTTGGCGGCGGACGGTACAACGGGATCGTCCCCCTTGGGAGCCGGGGGCACCGGAGCGGCGAACAGTGGGGCCGCGAGCAAGATCGCGATCGTGGGCACCGGAAGCGCGTACCGCGGCATGGCGTTCACCCGAAACACGTGGTGAAGTGTAAAACTCCAGCTTTTTAATCTACCTGCGCCGGTTCGCCCGCACCAATGGCAAAATCGATGACCCTTCACGCACGCCACTACGCCACCAATGAACCGATCGCGGTGACGGTCGCGCACGGGCGCATCACGAGCGTGGGCACCTCCGACCAGAAGCCGAACGTGTGGATCGCGCCCGCGTTCTTCGACCCGCAAATCAACGGGTGCCTCGGTATCAGTTTCAACTCGCCGGCACTCACGCCCTCCCAGGTGCGCACGGTGGCGGACGTGTGCCGACGGCACGGTATCGGCGCGTTCGCGCCCACACTCGTGACGAATAGTTTCGAGGCTCTACACCACGGATTCACCACGCTCGCCCGGGCACTCGATACGGACCCCGAACTCGCGCGCATGATGCCGTGTTTCCACCTGGAAGGGCCGTACCTGTCCGGCGAAGACGGCCCGCGCGGCGCGCACCCCCAGGAACACACCCGCGACCCGAACTGGGACGAGTTCCGCCGCTGGCAGGACGCGGCCGGCGGGCGGATTCGCATGGTCACGCTCGCGCCCGAGCGCCCCGGCGCGCTCGCGCTCATCGAGCAACTCACTGCGGCAAACGTGGTCGTCGCGATCGGGCACACGGCCGCGACCGGTCAGCAGATCCGCGACGCGGTCGCGGCGGGCGCGCGCACGAGCACGCACCTCGGCAATGGATGCCACGCTGTCCTCCCGCGACACGACAACTACATCTGGGAACAACTCGCGTGCGACGATCTGTGGGCGAGCATCATCACAGACGGCTACCACCTACCTCCGGCACTGGTGAAGTGTTTTAGCCGTATGAAGGGACTTGATCGGTTACTGATTACGTCCGATGTCGGCAGTTTGGCCGGGATGCCGCCCGGTAGGTATCGCGAGTGGGGAACGGACCTGGAAGTTCTCCCCTCGGGCAAGATCGTGGTCGCGGGAACGCCATTTCTCGCTGGCAGCGGGCACTTCACCGATTCGTGTGTGGCGAACGTGATTCGGATGACCGGGATGAGCTTAAAGGACGCAGTCGATCTGGCATCCGTGCAACCGCGTAGGCTCCTCGGGCTGCCGGTCACGCGAATCGAAGCAGGCGCCCCCGCGTCCCTCGTGCTCTTCGACTGGAAACCGGGCGGCGAGATCGCCGTGCGTGAGGTCTTCTAGGTCCGGCATTTCTGATTGCGCAGCGAACCTTTCACGCGGTCCGCCTGTCCGTCTTCGCAGAACACGGAAGGGCGAGCCGATTGGCGAAGGCACCCGCTTGGAAAGCGGACGAGGCGCAAGCCCTTGCAGGTTCAAATCCTGTCCCTTCCGCTACACCCCGTTGGTGAAACGGACATCACATCTCGGTCCTAACGAGACGTTCCGGGTTCGACTCCTGGCCGGGGTATTGTGCGAGGGCGCGAAATGGGTTGGGTGAACGATGCGCGAGCGGGTCTTACTGCGGGCCGAACGGTGCAAGTCAGGCCCACCGGCGGCTCGATGCGCGGGCGCATCGAAAGCGGCCAGCTCGTCACGATTGCCCCGGTCGCTCCGCTCGCGGTGAACGTCGGCGACGCGGTGCTGGTTGCCTGGCGCGGCGGGTTCCTTCTGCACATCGTGAAAGACGCGAAGGGCGATCAACTGCTGATCGGCAACAACGTCGGCAAAATCAACGGCTGGGTCGCGCGCTCAGCCGTGATTGGTAAAGTCGTCGCGGTGGAAGATTAACCGCCCGGCGCCCGACCGGTCCCGAACCCTTCTAACCAACTCAGGTCGCCACCGTTCTTCTTGAAGTCGAGGTACGCGAGGTAGATCAGTCCGCCGAGCAGCAAATAACACGTCCCGGTTGCGGCAATCGACGACGAGCCGAACTTCACCGCACTTCCCGCCGAGGCCTTCAACTTCGGCTTCAGCCCGCGCCAGTCCACCGAATAGATCTCGTCCAGAACTAGGTGCGACAGGAAGCCGACCATTACGCCCGCGCCCAACAGGATGCGCACGCCGCGGTCCGGGTACGCCAAGTACACGCACAGGCCCGCGATAAACATCGCCGGGATGCTGTGGTACATCCCGCGGTGGACCGTGAGCTGTTTGAACACGTTGGCCACAAAGTAGCGGATGAAGAGGTAGCCGAAGAGGAGCGTCGCGAGGATGCCCTCGCGCGAGACGCCCGCGTGCATGAGCCGCGGAATCAGCATGAGGGGCACGACAGCGGCGAGAAGCCCGAACATCTCGCGCACGGGGATGCCGGAATCGCTATCGAGGTCGGGGAGCATCCCACCCACGGCGGTGACCCCGGCGGCGAGAACCCCGGCCTCGGTCGTGAACCCCACGGGCTGCACCGCGAACCCGCCGTAGGCGATGCCCAGGGCACTCGACACCGTAATGTGTGTGCGAAATCCGGCCACGGTTCTCCTCCGGCCAATTCTCTGTGCGTCCGTGAGAACGCTCTTTTA
This region of Gemmata massiliana genomic DNA includes:
- a CDS encoding N-acetylglucosamine-6-phosphate deacetylase, with product MTLHARHYATNEPIAVTVAHGRITSVGTSDQKPNVWIAPAFFDPQINGCLGISFNSPALTPSQVRTVADVCRRHGIGAFAPTLVTNSFEALHHGFTTLARALDTDPELARMMPCFHLEGPYLSGEDGPRGAHPQEHTRDPNWDEFRRWQDAAGGRIRMVTLAPERPGALALIEQLTAANVVVAIGHTAATGQQIRDAVAAGARTSTHLGNGCHAVLPRHDNYIWEQLACDDLWASIITDGYHLPPALVKCFSRMKGLDRLLITSDVGSLAGMPPGRYREWGTDLEVLPSGKIVVAGTPFLAGSGHFTDSCVANVIRMTGMSLKDAVDLASVQPRRLLGLPVTRIEAGAPASLVLFDWKPGGEIAVREVF
- a CDS encoding metal-dependent hydrolase, with product MAGFRTHITVSSALGIAYGGFAVQPVGFTTEAGVLAAGVTAVGGMLPDLDSDSGIPVREMFGLLAAVVPLMLIPRLMHAGVSREGILATLLFGYLFIRYFVANVFKQLTVHRGMYHSIPAMFIAGLCVYLAYPDRGVRILLGAGVMVGFLSHLVLDEIYSVDWRGLKPKLKASAGSAVKFGSSSIAATGTCYLLLGGLIYLAYLDFKKNGGDLSWLEGFGTGRAPGG
- a CDS encoding serine/threonine-protein kinase produces the protein MATPATTAREYRVLIAKSKLLPPEEIEAQYRQWQQDRPGSDERVDSFRRFLVARKCLTDYQAALLQRGRTDGFFLDGYKILDRIGKGQMGGVYKAVHNFGQLVALKILPASKAKNPHTLGRFQREARLLTQLDHPNVVRGYQVGDSSGIHYIAMEFLEGETLGEMLDRRKQLPWAEATRLVRQVLDGLQHLHDRRMVHRDLKPANIMLTPEPAKGKLDTTWDATAKILDVGLGRELFDDEMPEAQIETQLTQEGSVLGTPDYLAPEQAKDARAADIRADIYSVGCVLYHCVAGRTPFPETNIMAQILRHATEHPAPISSLVAGLPFGFQQMLDRFMAKSPNDRFQTPAEAAEALKPFDTTGTPATPSKVMPAYKDWLASEAHLPQPKELLQDTVVRPHPSLPAPAKAPAPIPVPSAASKAAAPKPAASHKSGATAQPTKPGGSRAVPMPVPVAAPAPQPLPLPIPIPAVEEVEVELVTEPFAIPQALPAPVSAPRPLWQPDRRDWIMLAVGATGVLSAVGIGYGLARALRRKPESAEEEK